One region of Quercus lobata isolate SW786 chromosome 2, ValleyOak3.0 Primary Assembly, whole genome shotgun sequence genomic DNA includes:
- the LOC115975848 gene encoding protein trichome birefringence-like 19 — MKFHDIELPNEKNTTPNIPKQVFLLALTLIVLTIIPLCLNNDSLSPLPSPKINTNDLKSIESEEKCDVFSGKWVPFSQGPYYTNETCDLIIDQQNCMKFGRPNTEFLNWRWKPDECELPLFDAVQFLELVRGKSIAFVGDSVGRNQMQSLLCLLVGVVHPEDITLNYTSDTIYFKRWFYADYNFTLATLWSPFLVKASDADPSGHSYNSIMNLYLDRVDEAWAAEITTFDYVIFSAGHWFFRPLMFYENDQLVGCYKCQQENITDLTQYYGYRKAFRTAFRTILSLKDYKGVTFLRTFSPAHFENGDWNKGGNCVRTKPFTEEELRVDQYIMEMYSTQMEEQRAATKEGRKRGLEFRLLDTTKAMLLRPDGHPNHYGHSQDKNITIADCVHWCLPGPIDTWNEFLLYMLREGQLTLGRKLQKND; from the exons ATGAAGTTTCATGATATTGAACTTCCCAATGAAAAAAACACAACACCTAACATCCCCAAACAGGTTTTCCTACTAGCCCTTACCTTGATCGTCCTCACAATAATCCCTCTTTGCTTAAACAATGATTCACTGTCACCATTGCCCTCTCCTAAGATCAATACCAACGATTTGAAAAGCATAGAATCTGAGGAGAAATGTGATGTATTTAGTGGAAAATGGGTTCCATTCTCTCAGGGGCCTTATTACACAAATGAAACTTGTGATCTTATCATTGATCAGCAAAACTGCATGAAGTTTGGGAGACCCAATACAGAGTTCTTGAACTGGAGGTGGAAACCAGATGAATGTGAGCTTCCTCTCTTTGATGCTGTTCAGTTTTTGGAGCTTGTCAGAGGGAAATCAATAGCCTTTGTCGGTGACTCTGTAGGAAGGAACCAAATGCAATCATTATTGTGTCTCTTGGTTGGT GTGGTTCATCCTGAGGATATCACTCTCAATTATACATCTGACACAATATATTTCAAACGCTGGTTTTATGCTGACTACAATTTTACATTAGCAACACTCTGGTCTCCATTCCTGGTTAAAGCCAGTGATGCAGACCCCAGTGGTCATTCCTACAACAGCATCATGAACCTCTACTTAGACAGGGTTGATGAAGCATGGGCAGCCGAGATTACAACATTCGACTATGTAATCTTCTCAGCCGGACATTGGTTCTTTCGACCATTGATGTTCTATGAAAATGATCAGCTTGTTGGGTGCTACAAGTGCCAACAAGAGAACATCACAGACCTCACACAGTACTACGGATACAGGAAGGCGTTTCGAACTGCTTTTAGAACCATTCTAAGCCTTAAAGATTACAAGGGGGTGACATTTTTGAGGACATTTTCTCCAGCACACTTTGAAAATGGAGACTGGAATAAAGGAGGGAATTGTGTGAGGACAAAGCCCTTTACCGAGGAAGAATTGAGGGTGGATCAATATATTATGGAGATGTACTCGACTCAAATGGAGGAACAAAGAGCTGCAACAAAGGAAGGGAGGAAGAGAGGTTTAGAATTTAGGTTGCTAGATACAACTAAAGCTATGTTGCTGCGGCCAGATGGGCATCCGAACCATTATGGGCACTCCCAAGATAAGAATATAACAATAGCCGACTGTGTCCACTGGTGCTTGCCGGGTCCTATTGACACATGGAATGAGTTTTTGCTTTATATGTTGAGGGAAGGTCAGTTAACATTGGGAAGGAAACTACAGAAAAATGATTAG
- the LOC115975847 gene encoding uncharacterized protein LOC115975847 isoform X1, whose translation MAGLLAWAADVVGASGPQNNEEDDPNSVPIVFTTEQQNYAQELDRKAASLSRSIQDLRLRLPPPDISQRLPHLHAHSLASNAALALQLNSHSATREQVQLREVKLQEENAAYEKAISNCENKIQEKMQEADLLHKKLEEMDETEKNLRAEQESTEAAFVANQSGRSSDSAVESKVSVNAEPDTEVMKSAILEKLENKKKELSSMEEIVQDLEKKWTQVQDKALKLPSPAQREKILDKQLHSLIEQLEAKQVQAESLVSEIHLKEMELEKLNGLRVERSNIEANNARNRFGRSTSGKGYGSSDYIVDAHLKPPYYPGGRSENQQKLMLIRSAFVLYIFALHILVFIKISF comes from the exons atggctGGTTTGCTAGCATGGGCAGCGGACGTAGTGGGAGCGAGTGGACCCCAAAACAACGAAGAAGACGATCCCAATTCGGTCCCAATAGTATTCACCACAGAGCAGCAAAACTACGCTCAAGAACTCGACCGAAAAGCAGCCTCTCTGAGCCGTTCGATTCAGGATCTACGGCTCAGATTGCCTCCCCCTGACATCTCTCAGCGCCTCCCTCATCTCCACGCTCACTCCCTCGCTTCCAATGCCGCTCTTGCCCTCCAACTCAATTCCCACTCTGCCACACGTGAACAG GTCCAATTGAGAGAGGTGAAACTACAGGAAGAAAATGCTGCGTATGAAAAGGCTATATCAAATTGTGAGAATAAAATACAGGAGAAAATGCAGGAGGCAGACCTCCTGCATAAGAAGTTGGAG GAAATGGATGAGACTGAGAAAAATCTGAGAGCTGAGCAGGAAAGTACAGAAGCTGCTTTTGTTGCCAACCAATCTGGCAGATCCAGTGATTCAGCTGTTGAATCCAAGGTGTCAGTCAATGCTGAACCAGATACAGAAGTAATGAAGTCTGCAATACTGGAGAAGTTAGAGAACAAGAAGAAAGAATTG AGTTCAATGGAAGAAATAGTTCAAGATTTGGAGAAAAAATGGACGCAAGTTCAAGATAAGGCGTTGAAGCTGCCTTCCCCAG CTCAAAGAGAGAAGATATTGGACAAACAGCTTCACAGCCTAATTGAGCAACTGGAGGCAAAACAG GTACAAGCAGAAAGCCTGGTTAGTGAAATTCATCTAAAAGAAATGGAGTTAGAAAAATTGAATGGATTGAGGGTTGAAAGGAGCAACATAGAAGCCAATAATGCCCGGAATCGGTTTGGAAGAAGCACATCCGGGAAAGGATATGGGTCTTCAGATTATATTGTTGATGCGCATCTCAAACCTCCTTATTACCCTGGTGGCCGATCTGAAAATCAGCAGAAACTTATGCTAATCAGGTCGGCTTTCGTGCTCTACATTTTTGCTTTGCACATATTGGTCTTCATCAAGATTTCATTTTGA
- the LOC115975847 gene encoding uncharacterized protein LOC115975847 isoform X2, which translates to MAGLLAWAADVVGASGPQNNEEDDPNSVPIVFTTEQQNYAQELDRKAASLSRSIQDLRLRLPPPDISQRLPHLHAHSLASNAALALQLNSHSATREQVQLREVKLQEENAAYEKAISNCENKIQEKMQEADLLHKKLEEMDETEKNLRAEQESTEAAFVANQSGRSSDSAVESKVSVNAEPDTEVMKSAILEKLENKKKELSSMEEIVQDLEKKWTQVQDKALKLPSPAQREKILDKQLHSLIEQLEAKQVQAESLVSEIHLKEMELEKLNGLRVERSNIEANNARNRFGRSTSGKGYGSSDYIVDAHLKPPYYPGGRSENQQKLMLIRQGGMEDTTYPHIILDGITVT; encoded by the exons atggctGGTTTGCTAGCATGGGCAGCGGACGTAGTGGGAGCGAGTGGACCCCAAAACAACGAAGAAGACGATCCCAATTCGGTCCCAATAGTATTCACCACAGAGCAGCAAAACTACGCTCAAGAACTCGACCGAAAAGCAGCCTCTCTGAGCCGTTCGATTCAGGATCTACGGCTCAGATTGCCTCCCCCTGACATCTCTCAGCGCCTCCCTCATCTCCACGCTCACTCCCTCGCTTCCAATGCCGCTCTTGCCCTCCAACTCAATTCCCACTCTGCCACACGTGAACAG GTCCAATTGAGAGAGGTGAAACTACAGGAAGAAAATGCTGCGTATGAAAAGGCTATATCAAATTGTGAGAATAAAATACAGGAGAAAATGCAGGAGGCAGACCTCCTGCATAAGAAGTTGGAG GAAATGGATGAGACTGAGAAAAATCTGAGAGCTGAGCAGGAAAGTACAGAAGCTGCTTTTGTTGCCAACCAATCTGGCAGATCCAGTGATTCAGCTGTTGAATCCAAGGTGTCAGTCAATGCTGAACCAGATACAGAAGTAATGAAGTCTGCAATACTGGAGAAGTTAGAGAACAAGAAGAAAGAATTG AGTTCAATGGAAGAAATAGTTCAAGATTTGGAGAAAAAATGGACGCAAGTTCAAGATAAGGCGTTGAAGCTGCCTTCCCCAG CTCAAAGAGAGAAGATATTGGACAAACAGCTTCACAGCCTAATTGAGCAACTGGAGGCAAAACAG GTACAAGCAGAAAGCCTGGTTAGTGAAATTCATCTAAAAGAAATGGAGTTAGAAAAATTGAATGGATTGAGGGTTGAAAGGAGCAACATAGAAGCCAATAATGCCCGGAATCGGTTTGGAAGAAGCACATCCGGGAAAGGATATGGGTCTTCAGATTATATTGTTGATGCGCATCTCAAACCTCCTTATTACCCTGGTGGCCGATCTGAAAATCAGCAGAAACTTATGCTAATCAG GCAAGGAGGCATGGAGGATACAACATACCCGCACATAATTTTGGATGGAATTACCGTAACGTAA
- the LOC115975846 gene encoding probable endo-1,3(4)-beta-glucanase ARB_01444: protein MLKKLRRRVKTLVTKSFKKPNKPYKPPTATPPRSPSPSQPEPSTFTMAPPPQPESLKPLTKPFLFPKTQSTVLPDPSLFFSPTLLSTPLPTNSFFQNFTLKNGDQPEYIHPYLIKSSLSSLSLSYPSRVFNSAFIYQVFNADLTISASENTNPGSQNTHFISSFSDLSVTLDFPSSNLRFFLVRGSPFLTCSVSGGTAISISTIHAILSFSSNNAKTKYTIKLNNNQTWLIYTSSPISFTHSLSVMTSTGFSGIIRIAVLPDSEPKYEAILDQFSPCYPVSGDAVFTKPFFLEYKWEKKGWGDLLMLAHPLHLQILSGDDSNVTVLEEFKYKSVDGDLVGVVGDSWALKPAPVSVNWHSIRGVKEESYAEIISALVGDVEALNPASMTNNSSYFYGKLIARAARLALIAEEVGFVDVIPKIRKFLKDTLEPWLDGTFSGNGFLYDAKWGGIVTKQGALDSGADFGFGVYNDHHYHLGYFLYAIAVLAKIDPVWGRKYKPQAYTLMADFMNLGRRSNSSYTRLRCFDLYKLHSWAGGLTEFADGRNQESTSEAVNAYYSAALMGLAYGDTHLVATGSMLTALEIHSAQTWWHVREGDNMYGEDFTRENRVVGVLWADKRDSGLWFAPPEWRECRLGIQVLPILPITEILFSDVGFVRELVKWTLPALGREGVGEGWKGFVYTLEGIYDKEGALGKIKNLNGFDDGNSLSNLLWWIHSRADVQEEGCGEGGKYCWFGHYCH, encoded by the coding sequence ATGTTGAAAAAACTGAGGAGAAGAGTAAAAACCTTAGTCACTAAGAGTTTTAagaaaccaaacaaaccctataAACCCCCAACAGCAACACCTCCAAGATCCCCATCTCCTTCACAACCTGAACCAAGCACCTTTACCATGGCACCACCACCTCAACCAGAATCTCTCAAGCCATTAACCAAACCATTCCTCTTCCCCAAAACCCAATCCACAGTCCTCCCTGacccttctctcttcttctccccaACTCTCCTCTCCACTCCTCTCCCCACAAATTCTTtcttccaaaacttcactctcAAAAATGGTGATCAACCTGAGTACATCCATCCCTACCTTATCAAATCCTCACTCtcctctctttccctctcctaCCCATCTCGTGTCTTCAACTCAGCTTTCATCTACCAAGTTTTCAACGCTGACCTCACCATCTCTGCCTCAGAAAACACCAACCCAGGTTCTCAAAACACCCACTTTATCTCTTCCTTCAGTGATCTCAGTGTCACTTTGGACTTTCCTTCTTCCAATTTAAGGTTTTTCCTTGTCAGGGGAAGCCCATTTCTGACATGTTCTGTCTCTGGTGGCACTGCTATTTCCATATCAACCATCCATgctattctctctttttcttcaaacaATGCTAAAACCAAGTATACCATCAAGCTCAACAACAACCAGACATGGCTTATATACACCTCCTCCCCCATCAGTTTCACACACAGCCTCTCTGTGATGACATCTACTGGGTTTTCGGGCATAATTCGGATTGCGGTATTGCCAGATTCGGAGCCGAAATACGAGGCGATCCTTGATCAGTTCAGTCCTTGTTACCCGGTTTCCGGTGATGCAGTATTCACCAAGCCATTTTTCTTGGAATACAAATGGGAGAAGAAAGGTTGGGGGGATTTGCTCATGTTAGCTCACCCCCTTCATCTTCAGATACTATCTGGTGATGATTCTAATGTTACTGTTTTGGAGGAATTTAAGTATAAGAGTGTTGATGGTGATCTTGTTGGTGTTGTTGGAGATTCTTGGGCATTGAAACCTGCCCCCGTGTCTGTGAATTGGCATTCAATAAGAGGTGTCAAAGAAGAATCATATGCTGAGATTATTTCTGCGCTTGTTGGGGATGTTGAGGCTTTGAATCCTGCATCGATGACGAACAATTCGTCTTATTTTTATGGGAAGTTGATTGCTAGAGCAGCAAGGTTGGCATTGATTGCTGAGGAGGTGGGTTTTGTTGACGTGATTCCGAAGATAAGGAAGTTCCTGAAGGATACACTTGAGCCTTGGTTGGATGGGACTTTTAGTGGGAATGGTTTTCTGTATGATGCTAAATGGGGTGGCATTGTGACTAAGCAAGGTGCTTTGGATTCTGGGGctgattttgggtttggtgTTTATAATGATCACCATTATCATTTGGGGTACTTTCTTTATGCAATTGCAGTGCTTGCAAAGATTGACCCAGTGTGGGGGAGGAAGTATAAGCCTCAAGCATATACGCTTATGGCTGATTTTATGAACTTGGGCAGGCGGTCAAATTCTAGTTACACGCGTTTGAGGTGCTTTGACCTTTACAAATTGCACTCTTGGGCTGGAGGGCTAACTGAGTTTGCTGATGGGCGGAATCAAGAGAGCACTAGTGAGGCGGTGAATGCTTATTACTCAGCAGCTTTGATGGGGTTGGCCTATGGAGACACACATCTTGTTGCCACTGGATCAATGCTTACAGCATTGGAAATTCACTCTGCTCAAACATGGTGGCATGTGAGAGAGGGGGACAATATGTATGGGGAGGATTTCACTAGAGAGAACAGGGTGGTGGGTGTATTGTGGGCTGACAAGAGGGACAGTGGACTATGGTTTGCACCACCTGAGTGGAGAGAATGTAGGCTTGGAATTCAGGTGCTACCCATATTGCCAATCACTGAGATCTTGTTCTCTGATGTTGGATTTGTGAGGGAGCTTGTGAAGTGGACCTTACCTGCTTTAGGGAGAGAGGGAGTTGGAGAAGGGTGGAAGGGATTTGTATATACTTTGGAAGGGATTTATGACAAAGAAGGGGCTTTGGGGAAGATCAAGAACTTGAATGGTTTTGATGATGGGAACTCACTTTCTAATCTCTTATGGTGGATTCACAGCAGAGCTGATGTGCAGGAAGAGGGGTGTGGGGAAGGAGGAAAATACTGCTGGTTTGGACACTATTGTCACTGA